The DNA window GACCGGCTGCGGGCCCGGACCGTGGCGTCCAGCTCGACCTTGCGCACCCGCACGATCTCCGGGGTCACCTCGACGCATTCGTCGGACGCGCAGAATTCCATCGCCTGCTCGAGGTCGAGCTCGAGCGGCCTGGCCAACGTTTCGATGACATCGGCGGTCGAGGACCGCATGTTGGTCAGCTTCTTCTCACGGGTGACGTTGATGTCGAGATCCTCTGCGCGCGGGTTGATTCCGACGACCATGCCCTCGTATGTGTCCTGGCCGGGCTCGACGAAGAACTGGCCCCGGTCGGCGAGCTGGATCATGGCGAACGGCGTGATGGTGCCGGCGCGGTCAGACACCAGCGACCCGGTGTGGCGGGCCCGGATCTCCCCCGCCCACGGCCGGTAGCCGTCGAACACGGCGTTGGCGATGCCGGTGCCGCGGGTCAGGGTGAGGAAGTCGGTGCGGAAGCCGATCAGCCCGCGGCTGGGCACGATGAAGTCCATCCGGACCCAGCCGGCCGCGTGGTTGGTCATCTCCTCCATGCGGCCCTTGCGTGCGGCCATCAGCTGAGTGATCGCGCCGACGAACTCGTCGGGGCAGTCGATGGTCATCGCCTCGAAGGGCTCATGCAGCTTGCCGTCGATCGTCTGCGTGACGACCTGCGGCTTGCCGACCGTGAGCTCGAAGCCCTCGCGGCGCATCTGCTCGACGAGCACCGCCAGCGCGAGCTCGCCACGGCCCTGCACCTCCCAGGCGTCGGGCCGGTCGATGTCGACGACCTTGATGGAAACGTTGCCGACGAGTTCGGCGTCCAGCCGCGACTTCACCATGCGCGCGGTCAACTTGTGACCCTTCACCTTGCCCGCCAGCGGCGAGGTGTTGGTGCCGATGGTCACCGAGATGGCGGGCTCGTCGACCGTGATGCGCGGCAGCGCGTGCGCGTGGTCCGGATCGGCCAGCGTGTCGCCGATCATGATCTCCGGAATGCC is part of the Mycobacterium mantenii genome and encodes:
- the typA gene encoding translational GTPase TypA; the protein is MLFRNVAIVAHVDHGKTTLVDAMLRQSGALHHRGDDTVERLMDSGDLEKEKGITILAKNTAVHRRHADGTTTVINVIDTPGHADFGGEVERGLSMVDGVLLLVDASEGPLPQTRFVLRKALAAHLPVILVVNKTDRPDARISEVVSESHDLLLDVASDLDEEAQKAAEDALGLPTLYASGRAGIASTTEPANGENPEGDNLDPLFDVLLEHIPPPQGDPEAPLQALVTNLDASAFLGRLALIRIYKGRIRKGQQVSWMREVDGHPVITNAKITELLVTEGVERTPTDEAIAGDIVAVAGIPEIMIGDTLADPDHAHALPRITVDEPAISVTIGTNTSPLAGKVKGHKLTARMVKSRLDAELVGNVSIKVVDIDRPDAWEVQGRGELALAVLVEQMRREGFELTVGKPQVVTQTIDGKLHEPFEAMTIDCPDEFVGAITQLMAARKGRMEEMTNHAAGWVRMDFIVPSRGLIGFRTDFLTLTRGTGIANAVFDGYRPWAGEIRARHTGSLVSDRAGTITPFAMIQLADRGQFFVEPGQDTYEGMVVGINPRAEDLDINVTREKKLTNMRSSTADVIETLARPLELDLEQAMEFCASDECVEVTPEIVRVRKVELDATVRARSRSRAKARG